The genomic interval GGAAATGCCACCGCTCGAGAATCTCCACCAGCGGGGCAAGCACGAAGCTCAAAAGCACAGCCAGCGCGATGGGAACGAAAATCTCGCGGCCCACATACAGCCCGCAGATCACGAGGGCGGCGACGATCGCCGATGTCAACGCCCGGTCGCCGAAACCTCCCGCTGCCCGCGGCGTCACCCTCCCGTCCAGATCCAGACTCACAGCCGGCATGACCCCGATATTCGTGGTCATCAATAACCGGCGGGTCGATTTGGTTCCATGGATGGCAAGGACACGCGCCTGGGATTGGAACGATCAGGAGAACACTTGCATTTCTTGTATATTATCATAATATACAAGAATGATCGATCTCGACCGGATTGCCGGATTTGAATGGGACGATGGCAACCGCCGGAAAAGCGCGGACAAGCATGACGTAAGCCCGACGGAAGCTGAAAGCATATTCTTCCGCGATCCGCTGATCGTCGCTGAAGATGAAAAGCATAGCGGAAGCGAGCAGCGCTTCAACGCGCTGGGAAAGACGATTGAAGACCGCCTGCTGCATATCACGTTTACATTCAGGCAGAACGGAACCTTGCTTCGCGTGATTTCGGCACGCGACATGAACCGAAAGGAGCGGAAGATCTATGAGCAAGCGTAAGCCCGTTCCGGCTTTCAAGAGCGAAGCCGAGGAACGTAAATTCTGGGAAACCCATAACTCCACCGATTATGTGGACTGGAGCAAGGCGTCGCATGCGCGCTTCCCGAACCTCAAGCCATCGACGACGGCGATTTCGCTGCGACTGCCAGTGAGTCTACTGGAGCAGATCAAGATCGCCGCCAACAAACGCGACGTGCCCTATCAATCGTTGATCAAGATGTGGCTCGCGGAGAAGGTGGGATAGCGCCAGATCCGCCGGCCTCGAAAGTGGAAAACGCTGCCATCCAAACCTTCAGGTAATTCTCAAAATTTGGGAAAGTCTTCGAATTTGCGAGGACCATGTGTGTATTGCCCGCAGAAATTCTCTTTTTGTGCTTTTCGATGATCTCATCGTAAAAGCGGTCAAACCTGTCAGCCTTCTTCGGAGACGGATATCGCGCGGCCCACACCAATTCCTCTGTCATCAATTCCAACATTGTCCGCTGATCATCGGTAACTTGTAATTCAGCAGCGTTACAAAGCATCACCAGATTGTGCCCGTCGGCATTATCGGGAATGGGACAGCCGCGACGAGCCAAAATTGCCTTGAACACAAGCTCCAGCGAGAGCGCCGCGTTAAAAATGAAAGGGCGTCTATCGGATTCGATCCGCGAATTCGTCAAGTAATGCAGCCGCCCGATGAAAGGAAACTGCCAGCCGAATCCAACCGTCGGGATTCAACTTTTGGTGCTCGTGCGTGAGCCCCACGATTTCACGCCCTTTCCTCGAATCAATCACCGCGTCAGCTTCTTGTACTTCACGCGGTGCGGGATGACGCTGTCCTGACCGAGCCGGCGCATCTTGTCCTTCTCGTAGTCCTGGAAGTTGCCCTCGAACCATTCGACGTGGCTGTCGCCTTCGAATGCCAGGATGTGCGTCGCGATGCGGTCGAGGAACCAGCGATCGTGGCTGATGATGACGGCGCAGCCGGCGAAATCCTCCAGCGCCTCTTCCAGTGCGCGCAAGGTATCGACATCAAGGTCGTTGGTCGGCTCGTCCAGCAGCAGCACGTTGGCGCCGGACTTCAGCATTTTCGCAAGATGCACGCGGTTGCGTTCGCCGCCCGACAGTGCGCCGACTTTCTTCTGCTGATCCGCGCCCTTGAAATTGAACGACGAGCAGTAGCCGCGCGAGTTCACTTCCTTCTTGCCGAGCAGGATCTGCTCGTTATTCCCTGAGATTTCCTCCCACACCGTCTTCTTGCCGTCGAGCGCATCGCGCGACTGATCGACATAACCGAGATGCACGCTCTCGCCGACGGTGATGGTGCCTTTGTCCGGCGTTTCCTGTTTCGTGATCATGCGGAACAGCGTGGTCTTGCCGGCGCCGTTGGCGCCGATCACGCCGACGATACCGCCGGGTGGCAACTTGAAGGTCAGATCGTCGATCAGTTCGCGATCGCCAAAACCTTTGCTCAGGCCCTCGAAATCGACCACGTTCTGGCCGAGACGCTCGGCAACGGGAATGGTGATCTGCGCAGTCTGGGTCTGCTTCTCGCTCGCCTGCTTCAGCAGGTCATCGTAGCGCTGGTAGCGCGCCTTGGACTTGGCCTGCCGGGCCTTCGGCGAGGAAGCGATCCATTCCTGCTCGCGCGCCAGTGTCTTCTGGTGCGCGACGTCCTCGCGGCCTTCCTGCGCGAGACGCTTCTGTTTTTGAACGAGCCACGCCGAATAGTTGCCCTCGTAGGGAATGCCCTTGCCGCGGTCGAGTTCGAGGATCCATCCGGTCACGTTGTCGAGGAAGTAGCGGTCGTGGGTCACGATCAGAATCGCGCCGGGATAGTTGCGCAGGTGGCCTTCCAGCCACGACACCGACTCGGCGTCGAGATGGTTGGTCGGCTCGTCGAGCAGCAGCAATTCTGGTTGATCGAGCAGCAGGCGGCATAACGCGACGCGACGGCGCTCGCCGCCGGAGAGTTTCGTCACGTCGGCTTCATCGGGCGGACAGCGCAACGCGTCCATCGCCTGATCGACCTTGCTGTCGAGATCCCACAGGCCCTGGGCCTCGATCTCGTCCTGCAATTTCGTCATCTCGTCCGCGGTCTCGTCGGAATAGTTCATCGCGAGTTCGTTGTAGCGGTCCAGGATCGCCTTCTGCTTGGCGACGCCCTCCATGACGTTCTCGCGTACGGTCTTGGCCGGATCGAGCTGCGGCTCCTGCTCGAGGTAGCCGACGCGGGCGCCTTCCGCGACCCAGGCCTCGCCGGAGTAATCCTTGTCGAGGCCAGCCATGATCTTCAGTAGTGTCGACTTGCCCGAGCCGTTGACGCCGAGCACGCCGATCTTGGCGTCCGGATAGAACGACAGATGGACATTATCCAGCACCTTCCGGTTCGGCGGATAGGTCTTGGACAAGCCCTGCATGAAGTAGACGAACTGGCGCGCCATCGTGATCCCTGAAAGCGTTGGATTTTTTGGAGAAATTTGCTGCCGCTGATGTAGCCGCGCGGGGACGAAAGGGCAACCTTGCCTTAACCGATCGGAAAGGTTGACGAGAGAAACATTCCGTTCTCTCTCATTCGAACCGCATTTTAATTGAATAGACTAACAATAGCGAGACCAGCGCAATCATGGCGATCTTCCAGCAGGAAGCTCGCGACCCAACTCGGCAGAAACGACCATGGCGACCAGCGTATCGGCGTCAGCCTCCAACCGGACCGAAAAACAGGATCACCGGCGCGGACGGCTTCACGGGATTCGCGCATTCTGGCGCGACTTCATCGCAACCGCATTCAACTCATACCGGCCCGAACTGCACTACATGCGCGGACCCGGACCCGCGTGGCACGCCAAGCACGGCCAGCAGCCGCCGCCGCGTTCCCAATGAGTTGGCTGCGCACCCGCCGTCTCGTATCGCGCGACGACGTCGCGAGGATGACCGCGCGCGGGCCGATCATCGACGCGGCGGCGCTGCAGGACCGCTCGGTCGGCGACGCCGGACCGAAAATCTTCTCGCAGCAACCGCTGCCGCTCGAACATCCGCTGCGCAAGCTCGATAACACCGTGCTGACGCCGCATCTCGGTGACGTCATCACGGAAAACTATCGGCACTACTACATCGAGATGGTCGAGGACATCGCCGCGTGGCTCAAGGGCGGGCCGGTGCAAGTGCTCCGGTAAGTCAAGAGAACCGCCGCAAGAGAATCGTCACGCCTTCGGCGTCGTCCCTGCGAAGGCAGGGACCGCTACACGAGGCCTGTTTCGGCAGCGAAGTGGACGCGTTCGGAAAAACAATAAACATCAGAGGCTATTGCCCCCCGCGTTCGAGGAGGCGGCCAGACGTCGACACAAGCGCCTTACCGGATCGTGACCGGCGCCGGCAGCGGCGCCACGGTGGCCGGCTGGGTTCCGGGCAGGCTTGCCGTCTGCGGCGGCTGCAAAGCCGGCGCGGCGTTCGATCCAGGAGCCGGTTGACCAGGCGCCGACTGCGTGGAGGCCGTCGTATCGGTGTGCGGCGGGCCGCCTGGCAATACGACGACGCGGGTGCCGACCTTGACGCGGTCGAACAGGTTCTCGACGTCCTCATTCAGCATGCCGATGCAGCCCGACGATACGAACTTGCCGATGGTCGACGGCTGGTTGGTGCCGTGGATGCGATAAACGGTCGAGCCGAGATACATGGCGCGGGCGCCCAGCGGATTGCCCGGGCCACCGGCCATGAAGCGCGGCAGATAGGGCTGGCGCTCGATCATTTCCGTCGGCGGATGCCAGTCCGGCCATTCGGCCTTGCGGCTGATCTTCTGCACGCCGGCCCAGGTGAAGCCGTCACGGCCGACGCGCACGCCATAGCGGATCGCGCGATTGTTGCCGAGAATATAATACAGATACGTGTTCGACGTATCGACGACGATAGTGCCCGCCGGCTCCTTGGTCACGAAGGTGACTTCCTGACGGCGCAGCCTTGGCGCCAATTGGTTTTCGCCGCCCTGATCGACCTCCGGCTGCTCATCCGCCGGCAGCGCCGACAGCGGGGTCGGCCTGCCGTCCGCGCCTACAGGAGCCGGCGGCGCGAGACCGGCGGCTGGCCCGCCCGTCGAAGCAACCGTTTCCGGCGCACGCGTCGGATACCGCGCGGGGCCGGGCTGACCGTAACGCGGATCATCCGGCGACATAACCGGTCGCTGCGACGTCCCGCGATCCGAATAGACCGGCGCGGGGCCGGGCTGACCATAACGCGGATCCTCCGGCGACATCACCGGGCCCGGCGGCGGCAGCGCCGCCGAATTCTGCCCCCGAGACGACTGATAGTCGTTGATCCCATCAGAATCGGGAAGCGCATCGATCGCGCCTGGACGGTCATCTTCCGGATATGCGGAGGGCGATGCCGAATAGATCGGGCCCGGCGCGGGCGGATACCCCTGCGCAGAGGCGAGCGAGGTTCCCGCTGCGCCAGCGACGACTGCCGCAAAAACCGTCAGAATGGGTCTGATCATCATCGCCCTTGTATAAGTCAAACAAGACATCGGATCGTTAATGGCCACATCGCGCAGGATCGCGGCACATTCAAGACAATTCCGGCAAAAGCGTCCCCGTTTCGGTCATAATTCCGAGATCGTGGCTAAGCGTGACCTCTATGCCTCACCGGTTCCGGCGGACCTTCGCAAAGCCGACGATTTTTGGGGCGCGTTGTCGCATCCGTTGCGGTATTCTTGAAACGCTTGATTCGCGGGAATCTGCTGGCGCGCCCGTCGATCACAGGTGTTCAACCGCGTCCCGATGGCTCGATTATCGTCGCAGACCGCGCGGCGAAGGCGGAACCTATCCTCATGCTGCCCGGCTTCCGTTCCCTGTCCATTGCGGTCGTGCTGGCCGTCTCGATGCTGATCTTCGGCCTGGGTGCCGCAGCTCTGTTGCGGGCAACGCACGAAGAGTTCGCAAGTGTGCCTCTCAAGCAGATGCCTGAAGTCACGTTCGGGTCGCGAGAAGAGACCGAGCAGCCGACGCTGGCCGTGCTGCAAGTCGATATACCCGCCGCCCATCCCGCCGAGCCGGAGTCGAATCAGGCCGAAGCACAGCATCCCGCGACGGCCGCACCCGGCGCCCAACCGGAATCCACCGGCACCGCGCCCCCTGCCGCGGATGCGCCTCGCGCCGCGGATGCACCCTCAGTTGCGACCGACAGCGCCACGCCCGCAGCTTCCCCGGAGCCGTCCGACTCCGTTCCGCCGGCGACAGCGGACACGACACCCTCCACCGATGCAGCCGCGGCCTCAGCCGAACCATCGGAGCCGCCGCCGGGCGTTGAGACTTCAGTCGAGGCAGGCGACGACGCCAAACCGGACACTGCGAAAACCGATGCCACTAAACCCGATGTCACCAAATCCGATGCCGCCAACTCCGATGCCACCACCTCCGAAGTTGGGGCGTCCGACGTCGTGGAAACGATGACGTCGCCGTTCGGAGAGCATTTCAGGGCTCCCCTGCCGGTGAACCGTCCCGCACGGGCAAATCAGGTCGCCGATCCGACGCCGCCGGCTGCCAAACGATCCGCCGCGAATCCGCCGCGCGCCGCCAGGCGACACCACCATCGCCACCGCCGTGTAATCCGGCCGTCACGCCGTTCATCGCGGCCCGCGTTCTCGGGGGCGCAGTTCGCCCCGGACTGAGCCTGCTCAGGCGGGGCCGATGGCGATCGGGGGGCCGTCCTGCAATCCCCACTCCGACCACGATCCATCGTAGAGCGCCGAGCCGCGCACGCCGAGGCGATAGAGCGCCAGCGTCAGCACCGCGGCGGACACGCCGGAGCCGCAGGAGGTGACGAGCGGTTTCGCCAGGTCGAGACCGGCACCGGTAAAAGCGGCGCGCAATTCGTCCAGCGGTTTCATGACGCCGGTCGCGGCATCGAACAATTCGTTGTACGGCAGGTTGCGGCTGCCGGGGATGTGACCCGAACGCAAGCCGGGCCTCGGCTCCGCCATGCTGCCATCGAAGCGATTGGCCGCGCGTGCATCGACAACTTGCTCGCGATGCGACGACAGGTTGCTCACGAGTTGCGCCTTGCTGCGCACATAGGCCGGATCGAACCTCGCGGTGAACTTGCCCGGCTTCGGCGATGCCTTGCCGGATTCAAGGGAGCGGCCTTCCGCGCGCCATTTCTTCAGGCCGCCGTCGAGCACACGGACATCGCCGTGGCCGAACGACAGGAACATCCACCACACCCGCGGCGCGGCGACCCAGCCGCCGGAATCGTAGACCACGACCGTATCGCCGGAGGAAATCCCGAGCGCGCCGGCATCGTGCGCGAACCGCGCGGCATCCGGATACATATGCGGCAGCGGCGACGCACGATCGGAAACGGCATCGACATCGAAGAACACCGCGCCGGGGATGTGCGCGGTGAGAAAATCGTCGACCGCCAGCGGCAGCACGCCCGGCATCTTGAACGAGGCATCGACCAACTTGACGCCGGCATCGCCGAGATGCGCGGCCAGCCATTCGGTAGAGACAAGAGGGTCGTCGGCGGTGGAGGTCATGGCGGATCCAGTTCGTGTTTCGTCATTGCCGGCATGACGAACAATATTATGACTTCGCCTTCGGCTCGACATTCTCGACCGCTTCGCCGGCGTCGCGCCAGGCTTTGAAACCGCCGCCGAGATGCGCGACAGGCTTCAGACCCATGTCCTGCGCGGTCTTTGCCGCCAGCGCCGAGCGCCAGCCCGAGGCGCAATGAAAGATGAACGTCTTGTTCTCCTGGAAGACCGGTTTGGCATAGGGGCTTTCAGGATCGATCCAGAATTCGAGCATGCCGCGGGTGCAGGAAAACGAGCCGGGAATCCTGCCTTCGCGCTCGAGCTCGCGCGGATCGCGGATATCGACGAGGATCGCCTCGCCGCGTTCAACGGCCGCCTTGACGTCCGCCACGCTCATGGTCTCGATTTCCCGGTTCGCTTCCTCGAGCAGCGCCTTGATACCGCGCGTGATCGTCTGGGTCATAGGCATGTCCTCTGAAATCGTCATGCTGCATCCCGACGAGATAAAGACGTGGATGGCCGGATCAAGACCGCCACGACGAAGATGATGCTACGGGGTCGATGGTCGCTCCGTCTCCTCCCAGGCGAGCGTGACCGACACCTGGACCCGCCGGGTTTTTCCTCTGGACTTGACCCGCAGCCTGCTGTGCAATCAAACGCGATACAGAGCGGCAATCATCAAGGAAGCGCCGGCGAGAGCGGCGTTTCAGGAGGAGCGATCCATGGGCATTATTGTGTGGCTGATTGTCGGCGCGATCGCGGGCTGGCTGGCTGGTGTGATCGTGAAAGGCGGAGGCTTCGGACTGATCGGAAACATCATCATCGGCATCATCGGCGCAATCGTCGCCGGATGGCTTTTGCCGCTGTTCGGAGTTCTGATCGGCGGCGGTTTTTTCGCCCAGGTCATCAATGCAGCTATCGGCGCGATCATCGTTCTCCTCATCGTGTCGTTCATTAAACGCGCCTGACAACAATCACACATTCGCAAAGCGGCCGCCAGACAAACAACGGCGGCTGCTTGTCGTGGACCCGCCGGCGGCGGGGCTATCGAGGCCTTTCATTAAGCTCGTAGGCGAGATGCGCCTTCACCGTCGGCCACTCGCCGGGAAGGATGCTGTAGACGACGGTGTCCCGCAGCGTCCCGTTCGGCGACATCTGATGGTTACGCAGGATGCCGTCCTGCCTGGCGCCAAGCCGCTCGATGCCGCGCCGGCTGACCTGATTGAAGACGTGGGTCCGGAATTCCACAGCGATGCAGTTCAGCTTTTCGAACGCGTGTGCAAGCAGCAGCAGCTTGCACTGGGTATTGACGGCGGTGCGCTGAACGCGCTTTGCATACCAGGTCGAGCCGATCTCGACCCGGCAGCTCGCGACATCGACGTTCATGTAGGTGGTCATGCCCGCGATTCTGCCCTCGGCATCCCGCACCGTGAACGGCAGCATGGTGCCGGAGGCTTGCAGCGACAGCCGCCGCTCGATCTCGGTCCCCATATTCTCCGGCGCGGGAACGAACGTGTACCAGACCTTCCACAGCTCGCCGTCCCTTACCGCCTCAACGAGGGCGCCGCGGTGGTCGTGTGACAGCGGCTCGAGCCGCGCATGAGGCCCTTCGAGTGTGACGGGCTGCAGCCAGGGCATGGTAAACTCCGTTCCTTGTACCGTCATTGCGACATCGCGACAAAATTGGCAAAGCCAATTTTACTCTTGGCTCCACGTCTTGACAGCCCGGCAGCGAGAAAGACTTGGATGAGAAAGAACCTGGGATGACCGAAAAAAGCCGGACCACCTTGAAGCCGTTGCTCCGGAAAACCTGCCTGAACTATTTCGCGTTCTCCTTCGCGCTGTCTTTTCCGTTCTCCTTCGCCGGCGGCTGCGCCGGTTTTTTCCGCGCCGCCTGAAGCTCGGACACAGCCTTCTGCAGCTCCACGATCGTGCCTTTCAGCGTCTCGATCTGCCGATTGGCGACATCGATCTTTTGCTGATTGTCGATGCCGAGTTTCGTGACGGTCTTTTGCAGGAAATTGACGTTGCTCTGCAGGCAGCTCGTTCGCCGCTCCATCGTTTTTTCGACGGTGCAAATCTCTATGCCGGGAACATCCTGGGCTAAAGCCACGCCGGAGCGCAGCACGCAAGCAGTCACGATCATCAACGCCCATGGAAGGCTTCGGCCGGTCATCGGCAATCCTGTCTCGATAATGATTCCCGATCGATACCTTCGCAGAACGGCGCGCAAGCCGCGAGGACTATCATGCTGACACCTCGGTTGCGGACCGATCACGACGCATCGAGTTGCTTCATTGCGACCGCGTCAATTGGGCTCAATGGAACCGCGGTTTCCCTGGAACGCATCCGAAGCCCGCCGGTTGGTCCCAGGCGAACGTTCGTCTCGTAAGTAGCAAAAATGGAGATCAACGATGTCGAACCAGACGCCAAACCAGAATAAAGCAACGCAGCAACAACAGAATCAGGATCAAAAGCGGGATCCGGACGAAATCAGGAAGGCCGAAATCAGGAAGGCCGTTGAGCAAGATCAAATCGATCCGAAGAATCCTAAAGGTCAACAGGATACCGGGTTCAGCGGCGGCTCCTAAAGGCCTCGATTAGTTCCGACGGTGGCCCCGGGTTCAAAAGCCGGGGCCATCGCGGTAAAACGTCGGCGGTTTTAATACCGCACCTCTCCTCGATAATTCCAGAGGTCGACAGCATTTGATTTCAAATCGTCGCAAACGGATTCCACCACGGAAGTTGCCGTTAACGCTGGCGACGAAAACATTGTCGGCTGTGCAACCACTTGTCATCGAAGCGGGCTTATCCTCAGTCACGTTACGGGAACAGGCGATGCGCTTCGACTGGCGGATGATAGTTGGCCCGGCTCTCGCGACATTGGTGGCGATCACGTCCATCTTTGTCGATCGCAATGTCGTTGCCATTCCGTCAGCGCTGTACGTCTGCATCGTCGCACTCGCCGCATCGCTCGGTGGAACGACGTCCGGCCTGATCAGCGCCGGCATCGCTGTTCTGGCCTCGGCACTACTCATGACAGGCCACGACGCGGCTGCCACTCTTCCTTCCCTGCTGCATCTGGTGCTGCTGGCCCTGACCGCCGGCGGCACCGCCGTGATCACCGGATTGCTGCGTCGGCGGATGATGAGCGCGCTCAAATGGCGCGAGCAGCACGCGACCGCGGCACGGCTGTCCGGCGCTCTCGACCAGATCGACATCGGCGTGGTGTTGCTCGACGCAGATACCCGGGCCGAATTCATTAACCGCGCCTTCCGCACCTACTTCTCGCTGCCGGACGCGAAGGCCGACAGCAAGCCGCCATTCATTGCGCTGATGTATCACGGCCGCGACACCGGTGCGTTCGAATTGCCGGCAGACGAACTCAGCCATTTCATTGCCGAACGCACCAAGCTCATGCAGGCTGGCGACCAGACCCCGATCAACATCAAGCTCAGGGACGGTCAGGTGCTGCGCTTCAGTTGCACGGCGCTCCCGGACGGCGGCCGGATGCTGAGCTATACTCCGGTGACCGATCTCGTTCGTCACACCGACGACCCGGCCGACACCGACTACTACCTGTCGCTGCGCGGCGGTGGCCATCGCTCCCCGATCCATCGCCTGCGCGCAGCGGAATGACCTCGTGCGGATTCGCGGACGATCCAATTTCACCTTCATCGATTGCGGGAGTATGGTTCTCCCTCGATGAACGCTACATGAAACGCCTCTTGATCGACATGACACGTCAGCCAGAACGGCAGACCGTCCGCCGCCTCGTCTGTTCCGGGTGCGGAACGGAATTCGGCTGTGAGCTGTCGGGGAACTGCTGGTGCGCCGAGGAGACGGCACGGCTGCCGATGCCGACCCAGGGCGGCGATTGCCTGTGCCGGGATTGCCTGCGCAAGGCGGCGGGAGCTGCTTCCTCATCGCGGAAGGCATAACCATTGCGTCATAGCGCATCGGTGCGACCGCGCCCTTTCGTACGGGCCGGACTAGCCCCATATTGCCGGCATGGCGAAGACTCCCGATTCCCCGAAACAACCCGGCAAAACGCCGAAATCCCGGGCGCCTAAATCCAAGGTTCCGAATTCGAAAGCGCATCGTCCCGAGGTGCAGCCGATCGGGCCGGCGCTGGCCGACCTGCTCAATCCCGCGATCAACCGCGGCGACGCCGGGCTGGGCTCAGGCACAGGCTTGCAGCCGCCGCCGGATAATTCGTGGGACCGCCGCTCCGGCGGCGAGGCGGCTGCGCATCGCGCGCGCGCCTCCACGCGCGGCAAGAGCGATGCAACAGCGCGGCGGGATGCCATAACCCAACGTGACGCGGCTTCCACCCCTCCCCCCCAAAGGGGGCAGGTGAAGCAAAAAGGCTTCGACGAAGCGCAGCAATCGGAATTCGCAACGCCGACCTACGGCACATCAGCCACAGTTCCGATGCTCGATCCGGAACTGGCGCGGCAACTCGGGCTGCCGACCGCCGAGGACGACGACGAGGCATTGGCGCGGCCGCCGCGCAACAAGATGGAAGGCCTCGGCGTCAAGGCGACGGCGGAGTCGCTGGAAGCGCTGCTGCGCGATGGCCGTCCCGAATTTCGCGGCAACGACGGCGCGATGAAAGTGTGGACGCCGCACCGCCCGCCACGTCCGGAGAAATCCGAGGGCGGCGTGCGCTTCGTCATCAAGTCCGAATACGAGCCGAAGGGCGATCAGCCGACCGCGATCAAGGAACTGGTCGAAGGTATCGACCGCAACGACCGCACCCAGGTGCTGCTCGGCGTCACTGGCTCGGGCAAGACCTACACCATGGCCAAGGTGATCGAGGCGACGCAGCGCCCGGCCCTGATCCTCGCGCCGAACAAGACGCTGGCCGCGCAGCTCTATGGCGAGTTCAAGAGCTTCTTCCCCGACAACGCTGTGGAATATTTCGTCAGCTACTACGATTATTATCAGCCCGAGGCCTACGTTCCGCGCACCGACACGTACATCGAAAAAGATTCCTCGATCAATGAGCAGATCGACCGGATGCGTCATTCGGCGACGCGCGCGCTGCTGGAGCGCGACGACGTCATCATCGTCGCCTCGGTGTCGTGCATTTACGGTATCGGCTCGGTCGAGACCTACACCGCGATGACGTTCGCGCTGAAGCGCGGCGAGCGCATCGACCAGCGCCAGCTCATCGCTGACCTCGTGGCGCTGCAATACAAGCGCACATCGGCCGACTTCACCCGCGGCACCTTCCGTGTGCGCGGCGACGTCATCGACATCTTTCCGGCGCACTACGAGGACCGCGCCTGGCGCGTCAATCTGTTCGGCGACGAGGTGGAGAGCATCGAGGAGTTCGATCCCCTCACCGGCCACAAGCAGGACGAACTTGAATTCATCAAGGTCTATTCCAACTCGCACTATGTGACGCCGCGTCCGACGCTGATCCAGGCGATCAAGTCGATCAAATCCGAACTCAAGATGCGGCTCGACGAATTGCACGCGCAGGGGCGGCTCCTTGAAGCGCAACGGCTGGAGCAACGCACCACCTTCGACCTGGAAATGATGGAGGCCACCGGAAGCTGCGCCGGCATCGAGAACTATTCGCGCTATCTCACCGGCCGCCGTCCCGGCGAGCCGCCGCCGACGCTGTTCGAATACGTGCCCGACAACGCGCTGGTGTTCGCCGACGAGAGCCACGTCAGCGTGCCGCAGATCGGCGGCATGTTCCGCGGCGACTTCCGCCGCAAGGCGACGCTCGCCGAATACGGTTTCCGCCTGCCCTCCTGCATGGATAACCGTCCGCTGCGCTTCGAGGAATGGGACATGATGCGCCCGCAATCGGTCGCGGTGTCGGCAACACCCTCGGCGTGGGAATTGAACGAAAGCGGCGGCGTGTTCGTCGAGCAGGTGATCCGCCCGACCGGCCTGATCGATCCGCCGGTGGATATCCGCCCGGCGCGCACCCAGGTAGACGACCTCGTCGGCGAGGTGCGCGCCACCGCCGCTGCGGGCTATCGCTCGCTCGTCACCGTGCTGACCAAGCGCATGGCGGAGGATCTCACCGAATATCTGCACGAGCAGGGCATCCGCGTCCGCTACATGCACAGCGACATCGACACCATCGAGCGCATCGAGATCATCCGCGATCTCAGGTTGGGTGCGTTCGACGCGCTGGTTGGCATCAACCTGCTGCGCGAGGGCCTCGACATCCCCGAATGCGCGCTGGTCGCCATCCTCGACGCGGACAAGGAAGGATTCCTGCGCAGCGAGACCTCGTTGATCCAGACCATCGGCCGCGCCGCCCGCAACGTCGATGGCCGGGTGATCCTCTATGCCGATCAGGTCACGGGATCGATGCAACGCGCCATCGCCGAGACCGACCGCCGCCGCGAAAAGCAGGTGGAGTACAACACCGCCAACGGCATCACGCCCGAGAGTA from Nitrobacter sp. NHB1 carries:
- a CDS encoding PAS-domain containing protein, which translates into the protein MRFDWRMIVGPALATLVAITSIFVDRNVVAIPSALYVCIVALAASLGGTTSGLISAGIAVLASALLMTGHDAAATLPSLLHLVLLALTAGGTAVITGLLRRRMMSALKWREQHATAARLSGALDQIDIGVVLLDADTRAEFINRAFRTYFSLPDAKADSKPPFIALMYHGRDTGAFELPADELSHFIAERTKLMQAGDQTPINIKLRDGQVLRFSCTALPDGGRMLSYTPVTDLVRHTDDPADTDYYLSLRGGGHRSPIHRLRAAE
- the uvrB gene encoding excinuclease ABC subunit UvrB, encoding MAKTPDSPKQPGKTPKSRAPKSKVPNSKAHRPEVQPIGPALADLLNPAINRGDAGLGSGTGLQPPPDNSWDRRSGGEAAAHRARASTRGKSDATARRDAITQRDAASTPPPQRGQVKQKGFDEAQQSEFATPTYGTSATVPMLDPELARQLGLPTAEDDDEALARPPRNKMEGLGVKATAESLEALLRDGRPEFRGNDGAMKVWTPHRPPRPEKSEGGVRFVIKSEYEPKGDQPTAIKELVEGIDRNDRTQVLLGVTGSGKTYTMAKVIEATQRPALILAPNKTLAAQLYGEFKSFFPDNAVEYFVSYYDYYQPEAYVPRTDTYIEKDSSINEQIDRMRHSATRALLERDDVIIVASVSCIYGIGSVETYTAMTFALKRGERIDQRQLIADLVALQYKRTSADFTRGTFRVRGDVIDIFPAHYEDRAWRVNLFGDEVESIEEFDPLTGHKQDELEFIKVYSNSHYVTPRPTLIQAIKSIKSELKMRLDELHAQGRLLEAQRLEQRTTFDLEMMEATGSCAGIENYSRYLTGRRPGEPPPTLFEYVPDNALVFADESHVSVPQIGGMFRGDFRRKATLAEYGFRLPSCMDNRPLRFEEWDMMRPQSVAVSATPSAWELNESGGVFVEQVIRPTGLIDPPVDIRPARTQVDDLVGEVRATAAAGYRSLVTVLTKRMAEDLTEYLHEQGIRVRYMHSDIDTIERIEIIRDLRLGAFDALVGINLLREGLDIPECALVAILDADKEGFLRSETSLIQTIGRAARNVDGRVILYADQVTGSMQRAIAETDRRREKQVEYNTANGITPESIKKSIGDILNSVYERDHVLVEIGDGGKGNSWSDDAVAIGHNFEAVLSDLETRMREAAADLNFEEAARLRDEVKRLRATELAVVDDPTIKQRGVAAKAGSYAGKKKYGDAANLPARLDKAAQGKASGKFSKRGGSSPSKVHKPSLDEMGIATWHEVKPTGARPKPRKPTLDEMGPGTESKIFQPTNSRQSGPEFSGRATSAPSPRSSGGAPGHRGGWKKR